A window of Ananas comosus cultivar F153 linkage group 4, ASM154086v1, whole genome shotgun sequence contains these coding sequences:
- the LOC109708404 gene encoding protein DELETION OF SUV3 SUPPRESSOR 1(I) produces MATETKPAASEDAKIDLFEDDDEFEEFEIDQEWDEKEEGKETTQQWEDDWDDDDVNDDFSLQLRKELESNSEKS; encoded by the exons ATGGCGACGGAGACGAAGCCCGCGGCGTCCGAGGACGCGAAGATCGACCTTttcgaggacgacgacgagttTGAAGAGTTTGAGATCGACCAAG AGTGGGATGAAAAGGAAGAAGGTAAAGAAACTACACAGCAGTGGGAGGATGAttgggatgatgatgatgttaaTGACGATTTCTCTCTCCAGCTTAGGAAAGAGTTGGAGAGCAATTCCGAGAAGAGTTAA
- the LOC109709003 gene encoding adenosine deaminase-like protein isoform X1 has protein sequence MDLGMREWCHAIPKIELHAHLNGSIRDSTLLELAKGLGEKGVIVFEDVKHVIMKNGRSLPECFQLFDLYHILTTDHETVTRITKEVVEDFAAENVVYLELRTTPKKNEAKGMTKRSYMKAVIDGLRSVDTVDVAFINSSRENCLESAVSSSTHGKIERKRIFIRLLLSIDRRETTEAAMETIDLAREMKDFGVVGIDLSGNPVIGQWETFLPALKHAKDLGLPITIHCGEVPNRKEIQAMLDFFPQRMGHVCCLEDEEWRRLKSLKIPVEICLTSNVRTERVPSVEFHHFVDLYKAQHPLVLCTDDPGLFSTSLSNEYYLVAVTFGLNKGDMLQLARKAIEHVFADNGVKQYLTEIFEDAQRRLGLQNMHHIP, from the exons atggatttGGGGATGAGGGAGTGGTGCCATGCGATTCCCAAAATTGAGCTCCACGCACACCTAAATGGCTCCATTAGGGATTCCACTCTACT AGAACTCGCAAAAGGGCTGGGTGAAAAGGGGGTCATCGTTTTTGAAGACGTAAAACATGTAATCATGAAAA ATGGTAGATCATTGCCAGAGTGCTTCCAGCTTTTTGATTTGTATCACATACTTACAACTGACCATGAAACAGTAACAAGAATCACTAAAGAA GTTGTTGAAGATTTTGCAGCTGAAAATGTCGTCTATTTAGAGCTAAGAACAACTCCGAAG AAAAATGAAGCTAAAGGGATGACCAAGCGCTCCTACATGAAAGCAGTAATTGATGGTCTAAGATCTGTTGATACTGTCGATGTTGCTTTCATCAACTCGAGCAGGGAGAACTGTCTCGAATCTGCAGTTTCAAGCAGTACACATGGCAAGATAGAGAGAAAACGAATTTTTATCCGTCTCCTTCTAAGTATTGACCGTCGTGAGACTACTGAAGCAGCAATGGAGACG ATTGACTTGGCAAGAGAGATGAAGGATTTTGGGGTGGTTGGTATCGATCTTTCTGGCAATCCTGTTATTGGGCAGTg GGAGACCTTCCTCCCGGCTCTAAAGCATGCCAAGGATTTAGGACTCCCTATTACCATCCACTGTGGAGAG GTACCTAACAGGAAAGAGATCCAAGCAATGCTGGACTTCTTTCCTCAAAGAATGGGCCATGTTTGCTGCCTTGAAGACGAAGAATGGAGAAGGCTCAAGTCACTAAAGATTCCG GTTGAGATATGTTTGACATCTAATGTCCGAACTGAGAGAGTTCCTTCTGTGGAATTTCATCATTTTG TTGATCTGTACAAGGCACAGCACCCACTGGTCCTGTGCACCGACGATCCGGGTCTGTTCTCTACAAGCCTGTCGAATGAGTACTACCTTGTTGCCGTGACATTTG GGCTCAACAAGGGTGACATGCTTCAGCTAGCTCGGAAGGCGATTGAGCATGTTTTTGCTGATAATGGAGTGAAGCAGTATCTAACAGAGATATTTGAGGATGCTCAGAGAAGACTAGGACTACAGAATATGCATCACATACCCTGA
- the LOC109709003 gene encoding adenosine deaminase-like protein isoform X2: MAPLGIPLYYGRSLPECFQLFDLYHILTTDHETVTRITKEVVEDFAAENVVYLELRTTPKKNEAKGMTKRSYMKAVIDGLRSVDTVDVAFINSSRENCLESAVSSSTHGKIERKRIFIRLLLSIDRRETTEAAMETIDLAREMKDFGVVGIDLSGNPVIGQWETFLPALKHAKDLGLPITIHCGEVPNRKEIQAMLDFFPQRMGHVCCLEDEEWRRLKSLKIPVEICLTSNVRTERVPSVEFHHFVDLYKAQHPLVLCTDDPGLFSTSLSNEYYLVAVTFGLNKGDMLQLARKAIEHVFADNGVKQYLTEIFEDAQRRLGLQNMHHIP; this comes from the exons ATGGCTCCATTAGGGATTCCACTCTACT ATGGTAGATCATTGCCAGAGTGCTTCCAGCTTTTTGATTTGTATCACATACTTACAACTGACCATGAAACAGTAACAAGAATCACTAAAGAA GTTGTTGAAGATTTTGCAGCTGAAAATGTCGTCTATTTAGAGCTAAGAACAACTCCGAAG AAAAATGAAGCTAAAGGGATGACCAAGCGCTCCTACATGAAAGCAGTAATTGATGGTCTAAGATCTGTTGATACTGTCGATGTTGCTTTCATCAACTCGAGCAGGGAGAACTGTCTCGAATCTGCAGTTTCAAGCAGTACACATGGCAAGATAGAGAGAAAACGAATTTTTATCCGTCTCCTTCTAAGTATTGACCGTCGTGAGACTACTGAAGCAGCAATGGAGACG ATTGACTTGGCAAGAGAGATGAAGGATTTTGGGGTGGTTGGTATCGATCTTTCTGGCAATCCTGTTATTGGGCAGTg GGAGACCTTCCTCCCGGCTCTAAAGCATGCCAAGGATTTAGGACTCCCTATTACCATCCACTGTGGAGAG GTACCTAACAGGAAAGAGATCCAAGCAATGCTGGACTTCTTTCCTCAAAGAATGGGCCATGTTTGCTGCCTTGAAGACGAAGAATGGAGAAGGCTCAAGTCACTAAAGATTCCG GTTGAGATATGTTTGACATCTAATGTCCGAACTGAGAGAGTTCCTTCTGTGGAATTTCATCATTTTG TTGATCTGTACAAGGCACAGCACCCACTGGTCCTGTGCACCGACGATCCGGGTCTGTTCTCTACAAGCCTGTCGAATGAGTACTACCTTGTTGCCGTGACATTTG GGCTCAACAAGGGTGACATGCTTCAGCTAGCTCGGAAGGCGATTGAGCATGTTTTTGCTGATAATGGAGTGAAGCAGTATCTAACAGAGATATTTGAGGATGCTCAGAGAAGACTAGGACTACAGAATATGCATCACATACCCTGA
- the LOC109709005 gene encoding conserved oligomeric Golgi complex subunit 5: MASPRILPSSSPLKKLPTFRDGGGGGSGEPATSAAPSSSPLDSFASDPVFSAFLSPEFDSSRFSSQALSSGSAASRAESLHEAIRVLQRHLRSEVLSPRLLRLSARLRLRDSDARLDLARAAEIHREIRQIYDERGLAGISAVEDEMRWLADAEAALRADAAAAVERGMDASNQNDVWGGLQVFYNLGELRPAVDALVAKYRAAGAKSVAAALDMKAISASSGFGGPGGVQRSGTPQIGAGKRAAEALWERMKQCADELHRVVTAVWQLQTVLTKKKVPFTQVLFLQEVWQEGEPLLTERVWEALVKAFASQMKSACTASSFVKEIFTIGYPRLFSMVENLLERISRDTDVKGVLPALNQEGKDQMMAAIETFQTAFLALCLSRLSDYVNSIFPVSSRGSIPSKDQISRIISRIQEEIEVVRTHGHLLLLVLREIKKVLLLLAERAEYQISTGPEARQVTGPATVAQLKNFTLCQHLQELHARISTIASSLPPAASDALSQPLAAIYSVACEPVTSLFQSMLDRLESCILQIHDYDFDGAHDNNNNASPYMEELQKSALHFRSEFLSKLLPPPSSSSVVRSESLCTQLARRMASRVLIFFIRHAALIRPLSESGKLRMARDMAELELAVGQNLFPVEQLGPPYRALRAFRPLIFLETSQIGGSPLLQDLPPSVILHHLYSRGPDELQSPLQRNKLTPLQYSLWLDSQGEDQVWKGIKATLDDYEMKVRARGDKEFTPVYPLMLQIGSSLVQTTASQH; encoded by the exons ATGGCGTCGCCCCGGATCCTGCCGTCTTCCTCCCCTCTGAAGAAGCTCCCGACCTTCAGAgacgggggcgggggcgggagCGGGGAGCCTGCCACCAGCGCGGCGCCGAGTTCGTCTCCGCTGGACTCGTTCGCGTCGGACCCGGTGTTCTCGGCGTTCCTGTCCCCGGAGTTCGACTCGTCGCGGTTCTCGTCGCAGGCGCTGTCGTCCGGGTCGGCGGCGTCGCGCGCGGAGTCCCTGCACGAGGCCATCCGGGTGCTGCAGCGGCACCTGCGGTCGGAGGTGCTGTCCCCCCGCCTGCTCCGCCTCTCcgcccgcctccgcctccgcgacTCCGACGCCCGCCTCGACCTCGCCCGCGCCGCCGAGATCCACCGCGAGATCCGCCAGATCTACGACGAGCGCGGCCTCGCCGGCATCTCCGCCGTCGAGGACGAGATGCGCTGGCTCGCCGACGCCGAGGCCGCCCTCcgcgccgacgccgccgccgccgtcgagcGCGGCATGGACGCCTCCAACCAGAACGACGTCTGGGGCGGCCTCCAGGTCTTCTACAACCTCGGCGAGCTCCGCCCCGCCGTCGACGCCCTCGTCGCCAAGTACAGGGCCGCCGGGGCCAAgagcgtcgccgccgccctcgacATGAAGGCCATCTCCGCCTCCTCCGGGTTCGGCGGGCCCGGCGGGGTGCAGCGGAGCGGCACGCCGCAGATCGGAGCGGGGAAGAGGGCCGCGGAGGCGCTGTGGGAGCGGATGAAGCAGTGCGCGGACGAGCTGCATCGGGTCGTGACGGCGGTGTGGCAATTGCAAACCGTGCTTACCAAGAAGAAGGTGCCCTTTACGCAGGTCTTGTTCCTCCAGGAAGTGTGGCAG GAGGGGGAGCCTCTATTGACAGAGCGAGTATGGGAAGCTCTTGTGAAAGCTTTTGCAAGCCAGATGAAGTCCGCTTGCACTGCTTCAAGCTTCGTCAAGGAAATATTTACTATTGGGTACCCAAGGCTGTTCTCGATGGTAGAGAACCTGCTAGAAAGAATTTCACGAGATACTGATGTGAAGGGTGTTCTTCCAGCTCTCAATCAAGAAGGAAAAGATCAAATGATGGCTGCCATTGAGACTTTCCAGACGGCCTTTTTAGCTCTCTGCCTAAGCCGCCTCTCCGACTATGTTAATAGTATATTTCCAGTATCCAGCCGTGGAAGCATACCCTCGAAGGACCAGATCTCGAGAATCATATCACGCATCCAAGAAGAGATCGAAGTTGTTAGGACCCATGGACACCTGTTACTTCTTGTTTTGCGTGAGATTAAAAAGGTTTTGCTCCTGCTGGCTGAGAGAGCTGAATACCAG ATATCCACCGGCCCTGAAGCCCGCCAAGTAACAGGCCCGGCAACTGTGGCCCAACTCAAGAACTTCACTCTCTGCCAACACCTCCAAGAGCTCCACGCTCGCATCTCGACCATCGCCTCAAGCCTCCCCCCTGCTGCATCCGACGCTCTCTCCCAACCACTCGCTGCCATCTACAGCGTCGCCTGTGAACCTGTCACCTCCCTCTTCCAGTCCATGCTCGACCGCCTCGAATCATGCATCCTCCAAATCCACGACTACGACTTTGATGGGGCCCATGACAACAACAATAATGCATCCCCTTACATGGAGGAGCTTCAGAAATCCGCACTCCACTTCCGCTCCGAGTTCCTCTCAAAGCTgcttcctcctccttcctcatcCTCTGTTGTTCGGTCTGAGTCCCTGTGCACTCAACTTGCCCGCAGAATGGCTTCACGGGTTCTCATATTCTTCATAAGGCACGCTGCCCTCATACGGCCTCTTTCAGAATCAGGCAAGTTGCGGATGGCAAGGGACATGGCTGAGCTCGAGCTTGCCGTGGGCCAGAACCTCTTCCCAGTGGAGCAGCTCGGTCCCCCCTACAGGGCCCTCCGTGCATTCCGGCCCCTCATCTTCTTGGAGACGTCTCAGATCGGAGGATCACCACTCCTTCAAGATTTGCCGCCAAGTGTAATACTCCACCACCTCTACTCTCGCGGGCCTGATGAGTTGCAGTCCCCCTTGCAGAGGAACAAGCTCACACCACTTCAGTACTCATTGTGGCTTGATTCGCAAGGGGAGGATCAGGTGTGGAAAGGAATAAAGGCGACGCTAGATGACTATGAGATGAAAGTTAGGGCTCGAGGAGATAAGGAGTTCACTCCGGTATATCCTCTCATGCTTCAGATTGGATCGTCGTTGGTCCAGACTACTGCTTCTCAGCACTGA
- the LOC109709007 gene encoding protein OSB2, chloroplastic isoform X2, giving the protein MNLSRAFLRLLSSSSSSSSSSPQSHKWLLLRRIPIVPPHYSALSSAAAAAAASPTKRPSYNRKPKPKPEPEPELEPAPAPEPEKDSSLGLTSSGWKPQVQREKGPWELPRPSTIPFQAKVANCVQFVGTIGVPVQLQRLPDGQFTAVSVLVCKNTNGFLHFWIPVIFQDDLAQIAACHLKENDLVHIEGELSGDAPPFQDKGSQANIQILAHSVSFVQNECKEKDSKVADKKDAVKPNHSAEIEENSPMLHLWNDLLANPQNWWDNRSNKTFPKSAAFKHKVKGELLWLNESTPDWVLSKLDTLSFGPNRTTKRVDKDNTEKSENPTLKLWYDLVSNPQQWRDNRMDKQNGKKIPKFPDFKHKDNENPLWLNTAPQWVVKKLDGLVFYGSCSTSNQEVTINEAHTQINDIGKVSRKFKGKEHKEAYAVSDKKTDVDLWKNLVENPKEWWDNRANKFNPKSPDFKHKESGEVLWLRPSTPEWIVSKLPPLNTKAGNRKKASAGSAS; this is encoded by the exons atgAATCTCTCTCGCGCCTTCCTTCGTctcctttcctcctcctcctcctcctcctcctcctctccccaaTCCCACAAATGGCTCTTACTCCGCCGCATCCCCATCGTCCCTCCCCACTACTCcgccctctcctccgccgccgccgctgccgccgcttcCCCAACAAAGCGCCCCTCCTACAATCGGAAGCCTAAGCCGAagccggagccggagccggagctGGAGCCGGCGCCCGCGCCGGAGCCGGAGAAGGACTCTTCTCTAGGGCTTACGAGCTCCGGGTGGAAACCCCAGGTTCAGAGGGAGAAGGGGCCCTGGGAGCTGCCGCGGCCCAGCACGATCCCCTTCCAAGCCAAGGTCGCCAACTGTGTGCAGTTCGTTGGAACCATCGGCGTCCCCGTCCAGCTCCAGAGGCTCCCCGATGGCCAGTTCACCGCCGTGTCTGTTCTCGTCTGCAAGAACACGAATGGCTTCCTACATTTCTG GATTCCTGTTATATTTCAAGATGATTTGGCACAAATAGCTGCTTGCCATCTGAAGGAAAATGACCTCGTGCATATAGAGGGAGAGCTAAGTGGAGATGCACCACCATTCCAAGATAAAGGTTCTCAAGCCAACATTCAG ATTTTAGCTCATAGCGTAAGTTTCGTGCAAAATGAATGTAAAGAGAAGGACAGCAAAGTAGCAGACAAAAAGGATGCTGTGAAGCCTAATCATTCTG CTGAGATAGAGGAAAATTCACCAATGTTGCATTTGTGGAATGACCTTCTGGCGAACCCTCAAAACTGGTGGGATAACAGATCAAACAAA ACCTTCCCCAAATCAGCTGCATTTAAACACAAGGTTAAAGGAGAATTACTTTGGCTAAATGAGTCAACTCCCGATTGGGTTCTGTCCAAACTGGATACCTTATCCTTTGGCCCTAATAGGACAACAAAGAGGGTAGACAAGG ACAACACAGAGAAGTCAGAGAATCCAACTCTGAAGTTATGGTACGATCTTGTTAGTAATCCGCAACAATGGAGGGATAACCGAATGGACAAACAAAATGGAAAG AAAATTCCAAAATTTCCTGATTTTAAGCACAAGGATAATGAAAATCCGCTATGGCTTAACACAGCACCACAGTGGGTGGTAAAGAAGTTGGATGGCTTAGTATTTTATGGGAGCTGTAGTACAAGTAACCAAGAAGTTACAATTAATGAAGCTCATACACAAATAAATGACATTG GTAAGGTTAGCAGGAAGTTTAAAGGCAAGGAGCACAAAGAAGCATATGCAGTATCTGATAAAAAAACTGATG TGGATTTATGGAAGAATCTCGTGGAGAATCCAAAAGAATGGTGGGACAACCGAGCAAACAAG TTCAATCCGAAGTCTCCTGATTTCAAGCACAAAGAATCAGGTGAAGTTTTGTGGCTTAGGCCATCTACCCCAGAATGGATTGTATCGAAGTTGCCTCCATTGAATACCAAGGCTGGGAATCGTAAAAAGGCTTCTGCTGGAAGTGCTTCTTAA
- the LOC109709007 gene encoding protein OSB2, chloroplastic isoform X1 — MNLSRAFLRLLSSSSSSSSSSPQSHKWLLLRRIPIVPPHYSALSSAAAAAAASPTKRPSYNRKPKPKPEPEPELEPAPAPEPEKDSSLGLTSSGWKPQVQREKGPWELPRPSTIPFQAKVANCVQFVGTIGVPVQLQRLPDGQFTAVSVLVCKNTNGFLHFWIPVIFQDDLAQIAACHLKENDLVHIEGELSGDAPPFQDKGSQANIQILAHSVSFVQNECKEKDSKVADKKDAVKPNHSVAEIEENSPMLHLWNDLLANPQNWWDNRSNKTFPKSAAFKHKVKGELLWLNESTPDWVLSKLDTLSFGPNRTTKRVDKDNTEKSENPTLKLWYDLVSNPQQWRDNRMDKQNGKKIPKFPDFKHKDNENPLWLNTAPQWVVKKLDGLVFYGSCSTSNQEVTINEAHTQINDIGKVSRKFKGKEHKEAYAVSDKKTDVDLWKNLVENPKEWWDNRANKFNPKSPDFKHKESGEVLWLRPSTPEWIVSKLPPLNTKAGNRKKASAGSAS, encoded by the exons atgAATCTCTCTCGCGCCTTCCTTCGTctcctttcctcctcctcctcctcctcctcctcctctccccaaTCCCACAAATGGCTCTTACTCCGCCGCATCCCCATCGTCCCTCCCCACTACTCcgccctctcctccgccgccgccgctgccgccgcttcCCCAACAAAGCGCCCCTCCTACAATCGGAAGCCTAAGCCGAagccggagccggagccggagctGGAGCCGGCGCCCGCGCCGGAGCCGGAGAAGGACTCTTCTCTAGGGCTTACGAGCTCCGGGTGGAAACCCCAGGTTCAGAGGGAGAAGGGGCCCTGGGAGCTGCCGCGGCCCAGCACGATCCCCTTCCAAGCCAAGGTCGCCAACTGTGTGCAGTTCGTTGGAACCATCGGCGTCCCCGTCCAGCTCCAGAGGCTCCCCGATGGCCAGTTCACCGCCGTGTCTGTTCTCGTCTGCAAGAACACGAATGGCTTCCTACATTTCTG GATTCCTGTTATATTTCAAGATGATTTGGCACAAATAGCTGCTTGCCATCTGAAGGAAAATGACCTCGTGCATATAGAGGGAGAGCTAAGTGGAGATGCACCACCATTCCAAGATAAAGGTTCTCAAGCCAACATTCAG ATTTTAGCTCATAGCGTAAGTTTCGTGCAAAATGAATGTAAAGAGAAGGACAGCAAAGTAGCAGACAAAAAGGATGCTGTGAAGCCTAATCATTCTG TAGCTGAGATAGAGGAAAATTCACCAATGTTGCATTTGTGGAATGACCTTCTGGCGAACCCTCAAAACTGGTGGGATAACAGATCAAACAAA ACCTTCCCCAAATCAGCTGCATTTAAACACAAGGTTAAAGGAGAATTACTTTGGCTAAATGAGTCAACTCCCGATTGGGTTCTGTCCAAACTGGATACCTTATCCTTTGGCCCTAATAGGACAACAAAGAGGGTAGACAAGG ACAACACAGAGAAGTCAGAGAATCCAACTCTGAAGTTATGGTACGATCTTGTTAGTAATCCGCAACAATGGAGGGATAACCGAATGGACAAACAAAATGGAAAG AAAATTCCAAAATTTCCTGATTTTAAGCACAAGGATAATGAAAATCCGCTATGGCTTAACACAGCACCACAGTGGGTGGTAAAGAAGTTGGATGGCTTAGTATTTTATGGGAGCTGTAGTACAAGTAACCAAGAAGTTACAATTAATGAAGCTCATACACAAATAAATGACATTG GTAAGGTTAGCAGGAAGTTTAAAGGCAAGGAGCACAAAGAAGCATATGCAGTATCTGATAAAAAAACTGATG TGGATTTATGGAAGAATCTCGTGGAGAATCCAAAAGAATGGTGGGACAACCGAGCAAACAAG TTCAATCCGAAGTCTCCTGATTTCAAGCACAAAGAATCAGGTGAAGTTTTGTGGCTTAGGCCATCTACCCCAGAATGGATTGTATCGAAGTTGCCTCCATTGAATACCAAGGCTGGGAATCGTAAAAAGGCTTCTGCTGGAAGTGCTTCTTAA
- the LOC109709006 gene encoding LOW QUALITY PROTEIN: probable methyltransferase PMT7 (The sequence of the model RefSeq protein was modified relative to this genomic sequence to represent the inferred CDS: inserted 1 base in 1 codon) — protein sequence MLPGMLDSRSVQLTLVGLLLVVASFYAGTLFSPTPSPLLLPPSXSSSSPPLSNTPGNLQFRSRVALTYRTAPVSIPEDGMHVCPLQYNEYIPCHDASYIKSLSKSLDVSRREDLESHCPPLDKRLFCLVPPPTDYKIPIKWPTSRDYVWLSNVNHSHLAEVKGGQNWIHEKGKLWWFPGGGTHFKHGAAEYIERLGNMTTDETGDLRTAGVVQVLDVGCGVASFSAYLLPLDIHTMSFAPKDGHENQIQFALERGIGAMISVLATKQLPFPRNSFEMVHCSRCRVDWHENDGILLKEVDRLLRPNGYFVYSAPPAYRKDKDYPIIWDKLVNLTAAMCWKLIARQVQTAIWLKPEDDSCRKQNAERNLLSICDAIDDSVPSWKTPMRNCLILSTEQSNFQRLPPRPDRLSVYSKSLEKIGVTPEKFDMNNQFWQEQVRQYWTLISADKTDIRNVMDMSAYYGGFSVALSTLPAWVMNIVPTTVPNSLSAIYDRGLIGAFHDWCEPFSTYPRTYDLLHAFHLFSLYKGRGEDCTVEDIMLEMDRIIRPQGFIIIRDEDSIVSRIRDLAPKFLWDTTSHMLENEEKRLEPVLICRKKFWAIV from the exons ATGCTGCCGGGAATGTTGGACTCGCGGTCGGTGCAGCTGACCCTGGTCggcctcctcctcgtcgtcgccTCCTTCTACGCTGGCACCCTCTTCAGCCCCACtccctcccccctcctcctccccccct cctcctcctcctctcctcctctctcaaaCACTCCAG GTAACCTGCAGTTCCGAAGCAGAGTTGCTCTTACGTACCGGACGGCACCGGTCTCTATTCCAGAAGATGGGATGCACGTGTGCCCTTTGCAGTATAACGAATATATCCCTTGCCACGATGCGAGTTACATAAAGAGCCTGTCGAAGAGCTTGGATGTGTCTAGAAGAGAAGATCTCGAGAGCCATTGCCCTCCTCTTGATAAGAGATTGTTTTGTTTGGTGCCCCCGCCGACCGACTACAAGATACCGATAAAGTGGCCGACCAGTAGAGATTATGTCTGGCTTAGTAACGTGAACCATTCGCATCTTGCTGAGGTCAAAGGAGGGCAGAATTGGATTCATGAGAAGGGGAAGCTTTGGTGGTTCCCCGGAGGCGGTACTCATTTCAAGCACGGCGCTGCGGAGTACATCGAGAG GCTAGGAAATATGACAACCGATGAAACAGGTGATCTGCGCACGGCCGGGGTGGTTCAAGTGTTGGATGTTGGTTGCGGAGTTGCCAGTTTTTCTGCTTATTTACTTCCGCTGGACATTCACACAATGTCTTTTGCTCCAAAAGATGGCCATGAAAATCAAATTCAGTTTGCTCTGGAACGGGGAATTGGTGCAATGATTTCTGTGTTGGCCACAAAGCAGCTACCTTTTCCTCGAAACTCATTTGAAATGGTCCATTGCTCACGATGCCGTGTTGATTGGCACGAAAATG ATGGGATATTGCTCAAAGAGGTTGATCGTCTATTGCGGCCAAATGGATATTTCGTATACTCTGCTCCACCTGCTTATAGAAAAGATAAAGACTATCCAATCATTTGGGACAAGCTGGTTAATCTTACTGCAGCAATGTGCTGGAAACTCATTGCTAGGCAGGTCCAAACTGCCATATGGCTGAAACCAGAAGATGACTCATGTAGAAAGCAAAATGCTGAGAGGAATCTGTTATCTATTTGCGATGCCATAGATGATTCTGTTCCATCATGGAAAACACCAATGAGGAACTGTTTGATATTAAGCACTGAGCAATCTAATTTTCAGAGGTTGCCACCTAGGCCAGATCGCCTGTCAGTTTATTCAAAAAGTCTGGAGAAAATAG GAGTGACTCCAGAGAAGTTTGATATGAACAACCAATTTTGGCAAGAGCAGGTTCGCCAGTATTGGACATTAATCAGTGCCGACAAGACTGATATCCGAAATGTTATGGACATGAGTGCTTACTATGGCGGCTTTTCTGTGGCTCTAAGTACCTTGCCAGCGTGGGTAATGAATATAGTTCCAACAACAGTGCCCAATAGTCTATCAGCTATCTATGATCGCGGACTGATTGGTGCTTTTCATGACTG GTGTGAGCCCTTCTCAACATATCCCCGTACATATGATCTGCTCCATGCTTtccatctcttttctctctACAAAGGTCGTGGGGAAGATTGCACCGTTGAAGATATCATGCTAGAGATGGATCGCATAATTCGCCCCCAG GGTTTTATCATTATCAGAGACGAGGATTCTATTGTCTCCAGAATCAGAGATCTTGCACCCAAATTTCTTTGGGATACGACATCACATATGTTAGAAAACGAGGAAAAAAGATTGGAGCCTGTGCTGATTTGCAGGAAGAAATTTTGGGCCATTGTTTGA